Part of the Oscillibacter hominis genome is shown below.
CTGTCCGTGCATCTGAAGGTGCGCAGGGCGCTGATGCAGCTGCTGAAGGAGGAAAAGACGCTGTGCGGATAAAAAAGGCGCCAGGCCAATTTGGCCTGGCGCCTTTTTATGGCTGATGGGCGGAGAGCAGCTCATCCAGCAAATCGTTTTTCACGTCAGTGACGAACATGTGGCCCGGGGCGTGGGTGATGGCGATGGGCGGCTTTGCGGCCTCCACCGCGGCCTGGGGCGTCACGCCGCAGGGCCAGAAGACCGGCACCTCGCCGGGCCGCACCTCCACCGCATCGCCGTAGTCCGGGCGGGAGAGGTCTAAAACGCCGATCTCCTCCGGATGGCCGATCTGCACCGGAGCGCCGTGGACATGGGGAAAACGGGCGGTGATCTCCGCCGCCAGCCGGGCCTTCTCCGGGGTCATGGGCCGCATGCTGCACACCATGGGCCCCCGGAAGGGGCCGGCCGGCTGGGTTGCGATGCTGGTCTTGTACATGGGCACGTTGCGGCCCATGGAGATATGGCGCATCTCGATCCCGGCGCGGAGCAGGGCCTCCTCAAAGGAGAAGCTGCACCCGATGAGAAAGCCCACAAAGTCCGGCTGCCAAAGGGCGGATACGTCACTCTCCTCCTGGCAGAGGACGCCGCCGCGGTAGATGCGGTAGGCGGGAAAGTCGGTGGTGATGTCGCCGTCTGAGGCCATGAGGCGGGTTTTGGGAGAGCCCTCCAGCACCTCCAGGACCGGGCAGGGGGCGCTGTTGCGCCGGGCGTACTCCCGGAAATCCCGTGCCCACCGGCCGGGCAGGATGATGAGGTTGGCCTGGGCGTAGCCGGGGCACAGGCCCGCCGTGGGAGAGGTCAGGCGGCCGCTGCGGGCCAAGTGCCGGACCTTAAGGGGGGTAAGATTCTGTTCCATCCAATCGCTCCTTTCATCGGTGGAAGAGCCGGCGGAACACTCCGGCGTTGAATCTGCGGTCGATGGCCTCAAGCTCCTGCCGCTGGGCGATGTACAAAGCCTGGGCCTGTTCCATGGCCACCGCTTCGAATCGGAACCGGTCGCCAGCCTTGGCCTGGGCCAGGGCGGAGAAGTCGGCGGAGATGACGCAGGCGATCTTGGTGTAGCCGCCCACGGTCTGGCGGTCCGCCAGCATGAGGATGGGCTTCCCGTTGGAGGGCACCTGCACCGCGCCGAAGGAGATGCCGTCGGAGAGGATGTCCGCCCCAGCCCGATGGGTGATGACCGGCCCGTCCAACCGGCAGCCCATGCGGTCAAACTGGCTGGTGAGGGTATACTCGGAGGAGAGGAAGGTCTCCAGTCCCTCCGGGGTGAAGGCGTCGTCCTGGGGCCCCAAGATCACCCGGAGCGTGGGGGAGGAGGCGGCCTCCGTCAGGCGCCGCTTGCTCATCTTAGGCAGGAAGGGCCTGGGCGCGCGGAAGGCAATCTCGTCGCCTGCTTTCAGCTGCCGGCCCTGAAAGCCGCCCAGCTGCACCTTGAGGTAAGTGGAGCGGCTGCCCATGACCACCGGGATGTCCAATCCGCCGGCAAAGGCCAGATAGGCCCGGCAGCCGCTTTTGGGGCCGGTAAAGGAAAGGGTCTGCCCTGAGCGCACCGCCACGGCCGCGTACCGGGGTACCGGCGCCCCGTCCAGCTCCGCGCCCAGGTCGCCGCCGGTGAGGGCGATGCAGTTGTCTTGGGTGAAGAGCAGCCGGGGCCCTAAGAGGGAGACCTCCAGCACGGCCTCGTTTTCCCCGTTTCCCACCAGGAAGTTGGCCAGGGCCGCGGCCCTTGGGTCCAGCACCCCGGCCACCACCATGCCATACTGCTGGTAGTTGGTGCGGCCCATGTCCTGTACCGTGGTCAGAAGGCCTCCCTGTTCCACCCGGATGCTCACAGCCTCACCTCCTCATGGACGGATCGGCGGCAGACATAGGACGCGCCCTGGTCGGCGATGGTGCGAAAGGTTTCCTTGTCAATGGGCCGGAATTTGATGTACTCTCCGGCCCGGAGCAAAATGGGCTCCGGCCGGGCGGGATCATAGAGGGAGACCGGGGTGCGGCCGATCAGCTGCCATCCGCCGGGGGAGGCCACGGGGTAGACGCCGGTCTGGCTTCCGGCGATGCCCACGCTGCCAGCCGGGATGCGCAGCCTGGGCGTCTCCAGCCGTGGCGCGGCAATGGCCGGGTTCAGGCCTCCTAAGTAGGGGAAGCCTGGGGTAAAGCCCAGCATATAGATGAGGTATTCCGCCTCACTGTGGAGGGCGATGACCTCCTGTTCCGTTTTCCCGGCGTATCGGGCCACGGTGCCCAGGTCCGGCCCGGATTCACCGCCGTAGAGCACTGGCAGTTCCACCACCTCGCCCGGGAAGGCCGCGTCCGTGTCCAGGGCGGCGGCAAGCTCCCGCAGCCGTGCCACCAGCGGGCCGAACAGGATTTGGCAGGGGTCGTAGTGGATGGTGAGGGAGCAGTAGGCGGGCACTGTCTCCCGAATGCCGGGAATGCCGCTGTTCTCAACGGCCGTCTGCATCGACCGCACCCGGGCGTTGATCTCAGGGGAAATCGCATCGCCTAACTCCACGGTGACGGCGCTGTCGCCCGCGGGTAAAAACCGTTCCATCCGCCGCCTCCTTATAAGACCACCCGGCTCAGGGGGACAATCGCCACGCCCCGGCGCTCCAGAGCGGAGCGGATGGAGCGGGCAAACTCCAGGGCCGACGGGCTGTCCCCGTGGATGCAGATGGAGTCGGCCCGGATGGGGATGTCCTCTCCGGTGATGGCGGTGACGCGCCCTTCCTCCACCATGCGGAGGGTTCGGGCAATGGCCTCTTCCCGGCTGCGGATGACGGAGCCCTCCCGGCTCCGGGGCACCAGGGTGCCGTCCCGCTGGTAGGCCCGGTCGGCAAAGACCTCGCTTGCGGACCGGAGCCCCGCATCGCGGGCCGCGTCCAGAAGGAACCCCTGGCCCAGCAGGATCAATTCTTTGTCCACGGAGGAGACTCCACGGGCAACGGCATCCGCCAAAGCTCTGTCCTTAGCCGCCATGTTGTAGAGGGCCCCGTGGGGCTTTACGTGCTGCAGCCGCAGGCCGGAGCGCTGGGCAAAGGCCCAGAGGGCGCCGATCTGGTAGGCCACACAGGCCTCCGCCTCGGCGGGCAAGAGGGACATGTTCCGCCGGCCGAAGCCCATCAGGTCCGGAAAGCCGGGGTGAGCGCCCACGGCAGCCCCCCGTTCCCCGGCCATGGCCACGGTGCGCTCCATCACCAGCGGATCCCCGGCGTGAAACCCGCAGGCGATGTTGGCGGAGGTGACATAGCCCAAGACCGCTTCATCGGCGCCGATGGTGTAGGCGCCGAAGCTTTCCCCCAGGTCGCAGTTGAGATCGACAAGTTTCATGGAAAATCACCTTCCATCATAATTCTCTCCGTGCGGGAGATTTGGATATCCTCATCGTAGCACAACCGCTCCGCCTTTGCCACTGAAACCTTGGCCCGCAGATCAAAAGAGGTACCATTTTCCAGTTTTGCAATGTTCATGCTTTCCTTGTTTTTTGTTTACAATTTGTTTATATCCATGCATTGACAAGGGCGGGAAGTGGTGGTAAATTAGCTTTAGCACTCAGGAAGATGGAGTGCTAATTCAATTTGATGCAAGAGAAGGAAGTGCCGTGGAGTTAAGCGACCGGAAAAAGCAAATACTGAAGATCGTTGTGGAGGACTATGTGGACTCCGCAGAGCCGGTTGGCTCCAAGGCCATTGCGGCCCAGATGGAGGGGCGGGTCAGTTCCGCCACCATCCGCAATGAGCTTTCAGACCTGGTGGAGCTGGGCTATCTGGAACAGCCCCACACCTCTGCCGGACGGATTCCCACCCCGAGGGGCTATCGGATTTACGTCAATGAGCTGATGGAGCAGCACCGGCTATCCATGCAGGAGACCCAGCGCATCAACCAGGCCCTCCAGATCAAGATGGAGGAGCTGGACCGTGTGATCGCCCAGGCGGGCCAGGTGGTTTCCTCCTTTGAGGGGTATCCGGCCTATGTGGCCACCGCGGGCAAGGGCCAGATCCGGGTGCGCCGGTTCGACCTTTTGAGTGTGGACGACTCCAACTGCATCCTGGTGCTGATGACCAACGACGACCGTGTGAAGTCCCAGCTGCTGCGCATGCAGCTGAAGGTGGGGAGCGACCAGCTGCCGGTGCTGGTCAACCTTTTGAACAAGCGCTTTACCGGCGCCTCGCCGGAGGAGATGAACCGCCGGCTGATGGACGATTCCGAGCTGGTGCCGCCGCCGCTCTTCCTGCTGCTGAGCCAGATTGTGGCCTATGCCACCCGTGTGCTGGAGGAGGCGGTGCGCAAAGAGGTCAGGACCTTGGGCGCCAGCCAGATCCTGAAGCTGCCGGAGTTCCGCGATGCAGACAAGGCCCACCAGCTGATGAGCTTCCTCTCCGAGGACAAGGAAAACCTGCCGGGCCCGGACGAGGACGATCCCATGAAAATCCTCATCGGCCCGGAAAACGTCAGTGAGGCGCTGCAGGACACCAGCGTGGTGGTGGCCAGCTATGACATCGGCGACAACATGCGGGGCCTGATCGGCGTGGTGGGGCCCACCCGGATGGATTACGCCACAGTGGCGGCGAGGCTGAGCTGTTTTGCCGACGGCTTGAGCCGGATGTTTGGCAAAAACGAATTACCGGAGGATAAATCTCATGAGTGAAGAGAACAAGAACCAGACGCCGGAGGAGCCGGTATCTCCCGAGAGCAAGGAAGGCGGCCAGGAGGCGCAGGAGCCCAAGGAGGAATCCAAAGCCGCCAAGCCCAAAAAGAACAAGGAGAAAAAGTACACCCTGACCCGGGAGCAGATGGAACAGATGGAGCTCGCGGCCAAGCAGCTGGAGGCCGCCAAGGATCAGTACACACGTCTGGCCGCGGAATACGACAACTACCGCAAGCGGACCACCCGGGAAAAGGAGACCATCTACCAGGACGCCAAGGGCGACACCATTGAAAAGTTCCTGGCCGTGTACGACAACCTGGAGCGGGCTCTGAAGACCGACGACCAGAGCGACTCCCCCCACAAGAAGGGCATGGAGATGATCTTTGCCCAGTTCAAGGGAATCCTGGAGGCCATGGGTGTCACGGAGATCGAGGCCCTGGGCCAGCCATTTGACCCGTCCAGGCACAACGCGGTCATGCACATCGACGACGAGTCTTTGGGCGAAAACGTGGTGGCGGATGTGTTCCAGGCCGGCTTCATGCTGGGGGATAAGGTGCTCCGCTTTGCCACGGTACGGGTGGCCAATTAAATTTGTAAACCGCCGCCTTCAAAAGGCAGTTTGAAATAGAAAAATGGATAATATATATGATTCAAATAGGAGGAACCAGCTATGTCTAAAGTAATCGGCATCGACTTAGGTACAACCAATTCCTGCGTGGCAGTGATGGAGGGCGGCGAGGCCGTCGTCATCGCCAACGCTGAAGGAAACCGCACCACGCCGTCCGTCGTGGCGTTCTCCAAGACCGGTGAGCGCATGGTGGGCCAGGTGGCAAAGCGCCAGGCCATCACCAACCCCGACCGCACCATCGCCTCCATCAAGCGTGAGATGGGCAGCGACTACAAGGTCACCGTGGACAATAAGTCCTACACCCCCCAGGAGATCAGCGCCATGATCCTCCAGAAGCTGAAGGCCGACGCCGAGGCATACCTTGGCAGCCCGGTCACCGAGGCCGTCATCACCGTCCCCGCCTACTTCACCGATTCCCAGCGCCAGGCCACCAAGGACGCCGGCAGGATCGCCGGCCTTGAGGTCAAGCGCATCATCAACGAGCCCACCGCCGCGGCCCTGGCCTACGGCGTGGACAAGGAGACCGCCCAGAAGATCATGGTCTATGACCTGGGCGGCGGCACCTTCGACGTCTCCATCCTGGAAATTGACGACGGCGTCATCGAGGTGCTGGCCACCGCCGGCAACAACCGCCTGGGCGGCGACGACTTCGACGAGTGTGTCATGAAGTACCTGGTCAGCGAGTTCAAGCGCACCGACGGCGTGGATCTCTCCACCGACAAGGTGGCCATGCAGCGCCTGAAGGAAGCCGCCGAGAAGGCCAAGATCGAGCTCTCCGGCGTCACCACCTCCAACATCAACCTGCCCTATATCACCGCTGACGCCACCGGCCCCAAGCATCTGGACGTCACGCTGAGCCGGGCCAAGTTCAACGAGCTCACCGCCCATCTGGTGGACGCCACCATGGGCCCTGTGCGCCAGGCCATGTCCGACGCCGGATTGCAGCCCTCCGACCTCTCCAAGGTCCTGCTGGTGGGCGGCTCCAGCCGCATCCCCGCCGTGCAGGAGGCTGTGAAGAAGTTCACCGGCTCCGAGCCCTTCAAGGGCATCAATCCCGACGAGTGTGTGGCCATGGGCGCCGCCCTCCAGGCCGGCGTGCTGACCGGCGACGTGAAGGGCCTGCTGCTGCTGGACGTCACTCCGCTGTCCCTTGGCATTGAGACCATGGGCGGTGTGTTCACCAAGCTTATCGACCGCAACACCACCATTCCCGTGAAGAAGAGCCAGATCTTCTCCACCGCCGCCGACAACCAGACCTCCGTGGAGGTCAACGTGCTCCAGGGTGAGCGGGAGATGGCCGCGGCCAACAAGTCCCTGGGCCGCTTCCACCTGGACGGCATCGCCCCGGCCCGCCGCGGCGTGCCCCAGATCGAGGTGACCTTCGACATCGATGCCAACGGTATCGTCAACGTCTCCGCCAAGGATCTGGGCACCGGCAAGGAGCAGCACATCACCATCACCTCCTCCTCCAACATGTCCAAGGAGGACATTGAAAAGGCGGTCAAAGAGGCGGAGCAGTACGCGGCTCAGGACGCCAAGCTGAAAGAAGAGGTGGAAACCCGCAACCAGGCCGACCAGATGGTTTACCAGAGCGAGAAGACCCTCTCCGAAATGGGCGACAAGATTCCCGCCGATGAGAAGGCCAAGGTCCAGTCCGGCATCGACAAGCTGAAGGAGGCCCTGAAGGGCACGGACATCCCCGCCATCAAGGCCGCCACCGAGGAGCTGACCCAGACCTTCTATGCGGTTAGCGAAAAGCTGTACCAGCAGGCCAATCCCCAGGGCGCTGCCGGAGCGCAGCCGGGCGGCGAGGACGCGGGCGCCCAGGGCGGCCAGTATTACGACGCGGACTACAAGGTCGTGGATGAGGACGACAAGAACAAGTAATGTATTATGCGGAGCCGCGTCAGCGGCTCCGCATAATCCCCTGTATATTCCCGGCCCAAAGCCCAGCGCGGCGGAGCCGGGACAGAGAGGAGGAGCGGGGAGGCAGGCGGCGGCTTCCATGTGAGCGGAGCTGTTGCGCGGCAAACCTTGCGCGACAAATGGCAGAACAAAAACGAGATTATTACGAGGTGTTGGGCGTGGGCCGCAGCGCCTCTGATGCCGAGATCAAAAAGGCATATAGAAAGCTGGCCAAGGAGAACCATCCCGACCTGAACCCCGGTGACAAGGCGGCGGAGACCCGGTTCAAGGAAATCAACGAGGCATATGAAATCCTGTCCGACCCGGAGAAGAAGAGCCGCTACGACCAGTACGGCCACGCCGGTGTGGACCCCAATTTTGGGGCCGGCGGCGGAGGCTACGGCGGCGCGGGGTTCGACTTTGGGGACTTGGGCGACCTCTTCGGCAGCTTTTTCGGCGGAGGGTTCGGCGGTGCGCGCCGGACCAACCCCAACGCGCCCCAGCGGGGCGACAGCATCCGCATGTCCATCGCCATCACCTTTGAAGAGGCGGCCTTTGGCTGCCAG
Proteins encoded:
- a CDS encoding putative hydro-lyase; translated protein: MEQNLTPLKVRHLARSGRLTSPTAGLCPGYAQANLIILPGRWARDFREYARRNSAPCPVLEVLEGSPKTRLMASDGDITTDFPAYRIYRGGVLCQEESDVSALWQPDFVGFLIGCSFSFEEALLRAGIEMRHISMGRNVPMYKTSIATQPAGPFRGPMVCSMRPMTPEKARLAAEITARFPHVHGAPVQIGHPEEIGVLDLSRPDYGDAVEVRPGEVPVFWPCGVTPQAAVEAAKPPIAITHAPGHMFVTDVKNDLLDELLSAHQP
- a CDS encoding 5-oxoprolinase subunit C family protein — protein: MSIRVEQGGLLTTVQDMGRTNYQQYGMVVAGVLDPRAAALANFLVGNGENEAVLEVSLLGPRLLFTQDNCIALTGGDLGAELDGAPVPRYAAVAVRSGQTLSFTGPKSGCRAYLAFAGGLDIPVVMGSRSTYLKVQLGGFQGRQLKAGDEIAFRAPRPFLPKMSKRRLTEAASSPTLRVILGPQDDAFTPEGLETFLSSEYTLTSQFDRMGCRLDGPVITHRAGADILSDGISFGAVQVPSNGKPILMLADRQTVGGYTKIACVISADFSALAQAKAGDRFRFEAVAMEQAQALYIAQRQELEAIDRRFNAGVFRRLFHR
- the pxpB gene encoding 5-oxoprolinase subunit PxpB, with translation MERFLPAGDSAVTVELGDAISPEINARVRSMQTAVENSGIPGIRETVPAYCSLTIHYDPCQILFGPLVARLRELAAALDTDAAFPGEVVELPVLYGGESGPDLGTVARYAGKTEQEVIALHSEAEYLIYMLGFTPGFPYLGGLNPAIAAPRLETPRLRIPAGSVGIAGSQTGVYPVASPGGWQLIGRTPVSLYDPARPEPILLRAGEYIKFRPIDKETFRTIADQGASYVCRRSVHEEVRL
- a CDS encoding LamB/YcsF family protein encodes the protein MKLVDLNCDLGESFGAYTIGADEAVLGYVTSANIACGFHAGDPLVMERTVAMAGERGAAVGAHPGFPDLMGFGRRNMSLLPAEAEACVAYQIGALWAFAQRSGLRLQHVKPHGALYNMAAKDRALADAVARGVSSVDKELILLGQGFLLDAARDAGLRSASEVFADRAYQRDGTLVPRSREGSVIRSREEAIARTLRMVEEGRVTAITGEDIPIRADSICIHGDSPSALEFARSIRSALERRGVAIVPLSRVVL
- the hrcA gene encoding heat-inducible transcriptional repressor HrcA codes for the protein MELSDRKKQILKIVVEDYVDSAEPVGSKAIAAQMEGRVSSATIRNELSDLVELGYLEQPHTSAGRIPTPRGYRIYVNELMEQHRLSMQETQRINQALQIKMEELDRVIAQAGQVVSSFEGYPAYVATAGKGQIRVRRFDLLSVDDSNCILVLMTNDDRVKSQLLRMQLKVGSDQLPVLVNLLNKRFTGASPEEMNRRLMDDSELVPPPLFLLLSQIVAYATRVLEEAVRKEVRTLGASQILKLPEFRDADKAHQLMSFLSEDKENLPGPDEDDPMKILIGPENVSEALQDTSVVVASYDIGDNMRGLIGVVGPTRMDYATVAARLSCFADGLSRMFGKNELPEDKSHE
- a CDS encoding nucleotide exchange factor GrpE is translated as MSEENKNQTPEEPVSPESKEGGQEAQEPKEESKAAKPKKNKEKKYTLTREQMEQMELAAKQLEAAKDQYTRLAAEYDNYRKRTTREKETIYQDAKGDTIEKFLAVYDNLERALKTDDQSDSPHKKGMEMIFAQFKGILEAMGVTEIEALGQPFDPSRHNAVMHIDDESLGENVVADVFQAGFMLGDKVLRFATVRVAN
- the dnaK gene encoding molecular chaperone DnaK, with amino-acid sequence MSKVIGIDLGTTNSCVAVMEGGEAVVIANAEGNRTTPSVVAFSKTGERMVGQVAKRQAITNPDRTIASIKREMGSDYKVTVDNKSYTPQEISAMILQKLKADAEAYLGSPVTEAVITVPAYFTDSQRQATKDAGRIAGLEVKRIINEPTAAALAYGVDKETAQKIMVYDLGGGTFDVSILEIDDGVIEVLATAGNNRLGGDDFDECVMKYLVSEFKRTDGVDLSTDKVAMQRLKEAAEKAKIELSGVTTSNINLPYITADATGPKHLDVTLSRAKFNELTAHLVDATMGPVRQAMSDAGLQPSDLSKVLLVGGSSRIPAVQEAVKKFTGSEPFKGINPDECVAMGAALQAGVLTGDVKGLLLLDVTPLSLGIETMGGVFTKLIDRNTTIPVKKSQIFSTAADNQTSVEVNVLQGEREMAAANKSLGRFHLDGIAPARRGVPQIEVTFDIDANGIVNVSAKDLGTGKEQHITITSSSNMSKEDIEKAVKEAEQYAAQDAKLKEEVETRNQADQMVYQSEKTLSEMGDKIPADEKAKVQSGIDKLKEALKGTDIPAIKAATEELTQTFYAVSEKLYQQANPQGAAGAQPGGEDAGAQGGQYYDADYKVVDEDDKNK